The Daucus carota subsp. sativus chromosome 7, DH1 v3.0, whole genome shotgun sequence genome window below encodes:
- the LOC108194906 gene encoding high mobility group B protein 10, with amino-acid sequence MQENQEEYKGAVQAKTQMDGCDESVAVRKMMNMKLSSSDDFYEKLTRFHHSSGLTLIFDFRKTKVDLYRFYKDVTKRGGYHEVTKGGKWDEVASSLNAEGGVIISPNQTQMLYANFFHQFEQTYYYRTNFEVKPFKTALTGQSSVTDKSSGSPAKKAKKQRLNEHNADDLVEKRVSAPSSFQFPTVVKSMEKNRSLQVPLEEASLLLQTPAKAKETQKSSDREMKQHKNAPMGVRTSYMIFHRMECERLKIIHGKGSPGQIRNMANDAWKRLSEHDRQPYIEASKRDKERYSREMAEFKIAYKQIAATQSVSANTESTTAVHFPKPPPQTDSQHHPNLSDDAYHVNFPHDASDNVVIIDEKFDVDIVQKAESNDPTIQLNMHG; translated from the exons ATGCAAGAAAATCAAGAGGAATACAAGGGGGCAGTGCAAGCAAAAACCCAAATGGACGGCTGTGATGAGTCGGTGGCGGTGCGTAAGATGATGAACATGAAGCTCTCTTCttccgatgatttctatgaaAAGCTTACGAGGTTTCACCACTCATCTGGACTTACTTTAAT CTTTGATTTCCGGAAGACTAAAGTGGACCTGTATCGTTTTTATAAAGATGTGACTAAAAGAGGAGGATACCATGAG GTAACTAAAGGTGGGAAATGGGATGAAGTTGCGTCTTCCTTGAATGCAGAAGGCGGTGTTATAATATCACCAAATCAAACTCAAATGCTTTATGCAAATTTCTTTCATCAGTTTGAGCAAACATACTACTATCGTACTAATTTTGAAGTGAAACCATTTAAAACTGCTCTAACAG GTCAGTCTTCTGTTACAGACAAAAGCTCAGGCAGTCCTGCAAAGAAGGCAAAGAAGCAAAGGCTTAATGAACATAATGCTGATGATTTGGTAGAAAAAAGGGTTTCTGCACCAAGTTCTTTCCAGTTTCCAACAG TGGTCAAGTCCATGGAGAAAAACCGGTCATTACAAGTCCCGTTAGAAGAGGCGAGTCTTCTCCTGCAAACGCCAGCAAAAGCCAAGGAGACTCAGAAATCATCTGACAGGGAAATGAAGCAACATAAAAATGCTCCGATGGGAGTTAGAACATCATATATGATCTTTCATAGGATGGAATGTGAAAGACTAAAAATAATACATGGAAAGGGTTCACCAGGCCAGATTAGAAACATGGCCAATGATGCATGGAAGCGTCTATCCGAGCATGATAGGCAG CCATACATAGAGGCAAGTAAAAGAGACAAGGAAAGATACTCCCGAGAGATGGCAGAGTTCAAGATTGCATACAAACAGATAGCAGCAACTCAAAGTGTTTCAGCTAATACAGAATCAACTACTGCAGTTCACTTTCCAAAACCTCCTCCGCAAACTGACAGTCAGCACCATCCGAATTTATCAGATGATGCATATCATGTAAATTTTCCACATGATGCCAGTGACAACGTTGTTATCATCGATGAAAAGTTTGATGTTGACATCGTGCAGAAAGCCGAATCAAATGATCCCACAATTCAGCTCAACATGCACGGGTAA